The following are encoded together in the Candidatus Micrarchaeota archaeon genome:
- a CDS encoding CDP-2,3-bis-(O-geranylgeranyl)-sn-glycerol synthase, with amino-acid sequence MVTALVRLFVLFIPAYVANGAPVLLGGGCPVDLGKRFIDGRKLLGNSKTVRGLIAGIITGFAAGAVLGVWHTHLFLFNDRICYALAGLLEGVGAMAGDMTGSFIKRRLNLKEGDPAPIMDELGFLIMATVFLFPILSQLTFTIEVIHYFLVLIITYVLHKSTNFLANRIGLKKVPW; translated from the coding sequence ATGGTCACCGCATTGGTCAGACTGTTCGTACTCTTCATACCCGCATACGTGGCTAACGGTGCACCTGTGCTCCTGGGGGGAGGGTGTCCCGTCGACCTAGGCAAAAGGTTTATCGACGGACGGAAACTCCTCGGGAACAGTAAAACCGTACGCGGTCTCATAGCCGGGATAATAACCGGGTTTGCGGCAGGAGCGGTGTTAGGTGTATGGCATACCCACCTCTTTCTTTTCAACGATAGAATATGTTATGCTCTGGCAGGGCTGTTAGAAGGTGTGGGCGCGATGGCAGGTGATATGACAGGTTCCTTCATCAAAAGACGTCTAAACCTTAAAGAAGGTGACCCCGCTCCTATCATGGACGAACTCGGATTCCTAATCATGGCAACGGTTTTTCTGTTTCCGATCCTATCTCAGCTTACCTTCACTATCGAGGTTATCCATTACTTCCTCGTCTTAATCATAACATACGTACTTCATAAGAGCACTAACTTCCTGGCAAACAGAATAGGACTAAAGAAGGTCCCGTGGTAA